Part of the Quercus robur chromosome 5, dhQueRobu3.1, whole genome shotgun sequence genome, GCGAAACAAAAGGCTATTGCAAACATACACGGGAATTGGGAAGAGTCGTATCAAAAGTTGCAGAAGTTGTTGTTGGCATATAAGGATAGCGATCCGGGTACACAAGTGTCTTTTCGGTTGATCAACGGGAACATACCAGGTACTATTATATTCAAGTATGTGTTCTGGGCTTTCGCACCTTCCATTGCTGGATTTGCATATTGTAGGCCAGTAATTAGTATTGACGGAACTCAtctttatggaaaatataaaggaAAGTTGTTGATTGCAATGGCTACTGATGCTAATAATGAGATTTTTCCGCTTGCCTTTGCGGTTGTGGATGATGAGACGGGGGCCAGTTGGGGATGGTTTTTATCTTGCCTTCGAACTGCGATACGTGATGTGGTACTTGATTCTGGCATTTGCATAATATCAGACCTACATAAAGGTATAATATCATCCATTAGAGAGTGGCCCAATGATTATGTTCCAGTATATCATAGATATTGCATTAGACATGTGGCCAGCAACTTCAACACTCAATTTAATGACAAATTCTTAAAGTCTTTGGCCTTGAATGCAGGATACGAGCATCAAGATCGCAAACTTGAAAAAATATTGGATTGCCTTAAGGAAGCTGAACTCAAATTTAGTTTGGATCCCAATCCCAATATAGCAAAAAAGAAGCCATACTCCTATCTAGTGAAGGAGGGTCTGGAGAAGTGGACACTGTCACATGATGGTGGACATCGTTATGGGGCAATGACTACCAATATGTCCGAGTGTTTCAATGGAGTTCTAAAAGGTGCACGTGGACTACCCATATCTGCATTGGTTGACTACATTTGGTGCAAACTTGTCGCCTATTTCAATGATCGGCGCACTAAAATATTGGGTGATATTGAACATGGTCAAAAGTTCAGCAAGCATGCCATGGAGAAATATGAAGCAAATTACGAAAAAGGGACAAGACACTATGTGAGGCTATTTAACCAGCAAGACGGTATATATCAGGTTTGCACATCATATAATCCACACAGATCTGATGGGGGAgaccatagtcatgaagtaaggTTGTTGGAGAACACATGTAGTTGTGGCAAATGGGAAATCTATaagatcccttgttcacatGTGATTGCAGTTTGTATCAGGGAACATGTCAATGCAATGAGGTATATTGACCCATGTTATACTTTACAACAACGACTTGCCACTTATTCACATGAGTTTCATGTGCCCAAGGATAAGTCATTATGGCGGGAGGTTAGTGGCCCAAAGTTGTATCCTAACCCAGAAATGTTGCGAGACAAAGGTCGACCTATGTCAACAAGAATAAGAAATGAGATGGACTGGAGGGAGAGTCAACCCAAGCCGAAATGTGGAGTGTGTCATGAAGATGGCCATAACCGTAGGAGATGTCCGAATGCGATTCGCGCATCAACAAGCAGCAATGTTCCGAACTAGGTAAGCAATGCATGCAATTTTGTGATTCTCCAACCTACTGTTTTAAGACATt contains:
- the LOC126728666 gene encoding uncharacterized protein LOC126728666 — encoded protein: MSSIDFYLYYGGEPCSDVTYGVTYEGPGKKIEIIQLKKGREINLKKLKKKIMKELDLDRRLHDIKIIYRAPHVVFNDRIVFTPIEIKGDKHVKIMLDRINSTPQLKAAELYISVESRVEVGSKDVQQTTLEGGGREEFQSLQTDNYPVLTLCTTVGGYTPPYQETATSMEVCGSSYQQECIQNLGREDEDEDDVDHGRDEYEEMIGRDDFHENTINYENVDNVRDDVVDDHDDDAIGDGIGLQPAVPTYEAHGPSFHANTLDNIVDPSNVELPFLSSWVQGMNFSKGLIFPNKEAVRQALIVYSMDNNKNYIIEWSNQQRLCVKCSNESCAWKVRAFLQRKLNGLWAVTVYDGPHTCPSVGVNKDGRMMDSNFLAKELHTYVFADHTSKIKDLQKLMKERFKHNISYYKIWDAKQKAIANIHGNWEESYQKLQKLLLAYKDSDPGTQVSFRLINGNIPGTIIFKYVFWAFAPSIAGFAYCRPVISIDGTHLYGKYKGKLLIAMATDANNEIFPLAFAVVDDETGASWGWFLSCLRTAIRDVVLDSGICIISDLHKGIISSIREWPNDYVPVYHRYCIRHVASNFNTQFNDKFLKSLALNAGYEHQDRKLEKILDCLKEAELKFSLDPNPNIAKKKPYSYLVKEGLEKWTLSHDGGHRYGAMTTNMSECFNGVLKGARGLPISALVDYIWCKLVAYFNDRRTKILGDIEHGQKFSKHAMEKYEANYEKGTRHYVRLFNQQDGIYQVCTSYNPHRSDGGDHSHEVRLLENTCSCGKWEIYKIPCSHVIAVCIREHVNAMRYIDPCYTLQQRLATYSHEFHVPKDKSLWREVSGPKLYPNPEMLRDKGRPMSTRIRNEMDWRESQPKPKCGVCHEDGHNRRRCPNAIRASTSSNVPN